The Flavobacteriales bacterium genomic sequence CCGTTAAAGAGGGGGATTCAATTTCAAGACCTATATTTAATCGTTAGTAAATAATCTTCTGGTCTTAAGCCTTAAGAATTCCGAACCATTAACCCGTCTTTCATTAAGAATTAAAAATTAAGAGTTCAGAATTCTCATCAAAGGTTCTACTTTTGTAGAAAATTTCACACCCCCATGAGCTACCAAAATCCTTTGATCCTCGTTCCAACTGGCTTTTCTCCGCAATCGTTGTCAGCTGTAGATCAGGCCGTAAGTTTTGCAAAGCACACTAAAGGAAAGGTAATGTTGCTGACGGTAACGGAGCCTACCAGCATTTGGAGTGGTTTTTTGGAAAAGGATGAAGAGAATCAACTCATTAGACAAAAGATCGAGGAAAAGCTTCGTTCTTTGGCTGCACAATATGAAGGTCAAGGTGTGGAGATCGTAACGCGTATCGAAGAAGGAACTCCCTATGAAATGATCAAGACCGTAGCCGATGAAGAAGATGCCGACATGATCATAATGGGGACCAACGGTGCGCCTAAAGGAATGCGGAAACGCTTTATCGGGTCAAACGCCATGCGTGTCGTATCCAGCACTCAGCGACCAGTGGTCACGATCAAAGGAGCAGAGCACAACATTGGCATCAAGAACATTATCCTGCCTCTCGATCTTACCAAAGAGACCAAGCAAAAGGTTGGGCATGCCGTTACCTTGGCCAAACTATACGGCTCTACGGTACACGCCGTGAGCGTCATCGACACCAATGATGATTTTGTAGTGAAGCACCTAAAGGCAAACATGCGCCAAGTGCACGATTTCATCGAGAAAGAAGGAGTGAAAGTAATGTCAGATTTCATCAAGCGAATCGGCGATGAGAGCTTTGCTTCGGCCTTGATCCACTATGGAATCGAAAAAGAAGGAGACCTATTTGTCATCATGACCCAAGAAGAGACTAAAGTAAGTGAGTTCTTCGTGGGATCATTGGCGCAAAAGATCATCTATCACTCGCCGATTCCGGTCTTGTCGATCCGCCCGAAACAACTCACCCATACAGTGAGCGGTGGCGGGCTTGGCGTTTAACCGTTACTTCCGAAAACCTTTTTCAAAAGATCCGTGACTCGCTCTTCGGGGTTTTCACGGATCTTTTTTTCTTCCTCCGCGACAAGCAAGAACAGCCCGTCGAGGGTCTTTTGCGTTACATAGTCGTTCAGATCGGGGTTCACATCCTCGGTCATCGGAAGTGCGTTGTACTTGCTCACGATCGGATTCCAAACTGCTGTGACCCCGACCGATTCAATGGCCGCTTCTACATCCGGCTTAAATGCCGCATACAGTTGATCGCGGGTCAGGCGTTCCAAATATTCGGTAGCCGCCCGGTGATTATCGCTCCGTAAAATTCCTTGAGCATCCTGAATACTCATCCTTTTGATGGCGTTCACAAAGATCGGCGTGGCCTTTTTACTCGCCTCGCTGGCCGCAGTGTTCATGGTTTCAATGAATTCGTCGGCCTGAGCATCAAGCCCCAATTGGCGGGCTTTCTGTTCTACTTTTTCCGCCTGCGGC encodes the following:
- a CDS encoding universal stress protein, which codes for MSYQNPLILVPTGFSPQSLSAVDQAVSFAKHTKGKVMLLTVTEPTSIWSGFLEKDEENQLIRQKIEEKLRSLAAQYEGQGVEIVTRIEEGTPYEMIKTVADEEDADMIIMGTNGAPKGMRKRFIGSNAMRVVSSTQRPVVTIKGAEHNIGIKNIILPLDLTKETKQKVGHAVTLAKLYGSTVHAVSVIDTNDDFVVKHLKANMRQVHDFIEKEGVKVMSDFIKRIGDESFASALIHYGIEKEGDLFVIMTQEETKVSEFFVGSLAQKIIYHSPIPVLSIRPKQLTHTVSGGGLGV
- a CDS encoding DUF4197 domain-containing protein, whose product is MAQLPDFNNPITPPVQVLIQTDISDALKQALEFGIDSAVAQASVANGFLNDGRLRIPFPPQAEKVEQKARQLGLDAQADEFIETMNTAASEASKKATPIFVNAIKRMSIQDAQGILRSDNHRAATEYLERLTRDQLYAAFKPDVEAAIESVGVTAVWNPIVSKYNALPMTEDVNPDLNDYVTQKTLDGLFLLVAEEEKKIRENPEERVTDLLKKVFGSNG